From one Lolium rigidum isolate FL_2022 chromosome 4, APGP_CSIRO_Lrig_0.1, whole genome shotgun sequence genomic stretch:
- the LOC124650207 gene encoding cationic amino acid transporter 2, vacuolar-like isoform X1 — MLSFLAGSLQQEVLITILTFALERVFFCTCGQTTISVAWLIGWALILEYTIGGSTVARGISPNLALFFGGQDNLPFFLAQVHIKGLDTAVDPCAAILVLIVTALLCLGIKESSLVEGIITIANVAVMLFIICAGGWLGFQNGWPGYNVPKSYFPNGASGVFSGSATLFFAYIGFDAVASTAEEVKNPQRDLPLGMGLTLSLCCFLYMMVSVVIVGLVPYYAMDPDTPISSAFAQHGMQWAVYIISSGAVLALIASLIGAILPQPRIVMAMARDGLLPPIFSAVDHRTQVPTLSTILTGICSAILAFFMDVSQLAGMVSVGTLLAFTMVAISVLIVRYAPPDEMPMEGHDPGSLESLASQAGQSELDEDILGDPFGNVQEGPTASEVVNMVRRQKAKRCIILVCIGVIIFVSAVSFSSLPLYIQHTICAFSGLLLLGSTIALSCIGQDKNSLRKMEGFMCPFVPILPVCCILINVYLLMNLGSHTWIRVSVWLVAGALIYLFYGRSHSSLTTTTYQRVSPA, encoded by the exons ATGCTGAGCTTTCTTGCCGGTTCCCTTCAGCAGGAAGTGCTTATCACTATTCTTACATTTGCATTGGAGAGAG TTTTCTTCTGTACTTGTGGACAAACTACTATCAGTGTTGCTTGGCTGATTGGCTGGGCTTTGATTCTGGAGTACACAATCGGTGGATCAACTGTCGCGCGTGGTATCTCACCAAACTTG GCTCTCTTTTTTGGTGGCCAAGACAACTTGCCCTTCTTTCTAGCACAAGTGCATATTAAAGGGCTTGACACCGCAGTTGATCCTTGTGCTGCGATTCTTGTCCTGATAGTTACCGCATTACTCTGTCTGGGAATCAAGGAG AGCTCACTTGTAGAAGGCATCATCACCATTGCAAATGTTGCAGTCATGCTGTTTATTATTTGTGCTGGTGGATGGTTAGGATTCCAGAATGGGTGGCCTGGTTATAATGTTCCAAAAAG CTACTTTCCGAACGGTGCCAGCGGGGTTTTTTCTGGATCAGCAACTCTCTTCTTTGCATACATCGGCTTTGACGCAGTCGCTAGCACAGCTGAGGAG GTGAAGAATCCTCAACGTGATCTTCCACTGGGGATGGGTTTGACCTTGTCATTGTGCTGCTTCCTCTACATGATGGTTTCTGTTGTTATTGTTGGTCTGGTGCCATATTATGCAATGGATCCTGACACCCCTATTTCATCTGCATTTGCTCAACATGGAATGCAATGGGCAGT GTATATCATTTCCAGTGGGGCAGTTCTTGCTCTCATAGCATCGTTGATAGGCGCTATTCTCCCTCAG CCAAGAATTGTGATGGCTATGGCAAGAGATGGACTGCTTCCACCAATCTTCTCAGCTGTCGATCATCGAACTCAAGTCCCGaccttgagcactatcttgaccgGGATATGCTCTGCTATCCTTGCTTTTTTTATGGATGTGTCACAGTTGGCAGGGATG GTAAGCGTGGGCACGCTATTGGCATTTACAATGGTTGCCATTTCTGTTTTAATAGTAAGATACGCTCCTCCAGATGAAATGCCAATGGAAGGGCATGATCCAGGCTCACTTGAATCACTAGCTTCACAGGCTGGGCAGTCAGAGCTAGATGAGGATATTTTGGGGGATCCTTTTGGCAATG TTCAAGAAGGACCTACTGCCAGTGAGGTCGTCAATATGGTAAGGCGACAAAAAGCCAAACGATGCATAATACTGGTATGCATTGGAGTCATCATCTTTGTTTCTGCGGTTTCTTTCTCCTCTTTGCCGTT ATATATACAACACACAATATGTGCCTTTAGTGGGTTGCTTTTGCTCGGTTCTACCATTGCACTTTCCTGCATTGGACAAGACAAGAACTCTTTAAGAAAAATGGAAG GTTTCATGTGCCCATTTGTTCCTATACTTCCAGTATGTTGCATCCTCATCAACGTATACCTTCTGATGAACCTTGG GAGTCACACGTGGATCCGTGTTTCTGTATGGCTGGTGGCTGGTGCACTGATATATCTGTTCTATGGCCGAAGTCACAGTTCATTGACGACCACTACCTACCAGCGTGTATCACCTGCATAA
- the LOC124650207 gene encoding cationic amino acid transporter 2, vacuolar-like isoform X3, translated as MQQGKRLSWSDLQSLARRKPAANSSDRDAAEAAADGGNGRGLAKALSVPHLTAIGVGSTIGAGIYVLVGTVAREHAGPALTVSFLIAGIAAALSALCYAELSCRFPSAGSAYHYSYICIGESVAWLIGWALILEYTIGGSTVARGISPNLALFFGGQDNLPFFLAQVHIKGLDTAVDPCAAILVLIVTALLCLGIKESSLVEGIITIANVAVMLFIICAGGWLGFQNGWPGYNVPKSYFPNGASGVFSGSATLFFAYIGFDAVASTAEEVKNPQRDLPLGMGLTLSLCCFLYMMVSVVIVGLVPYYAMDPDTPISSAFAQHGMQWAVYIISSGAVLALIASLIGAILPQPRIVMAMARDGLLPPIFSAVDHRTQVPTLSTILTGICSAILAFFMDVSQLAGMVILLLAMLNGLHCRVESYSSKIRSSR; from the exons ATGCAGCAGGGAAAACGGCTCTCCTGGTCGGATTTGCAGAGCCTGGCGCGGCGGAAGCCAGCAGCGAACTCCAGCGACCGTGACGCCGCCGAAGCAGCGGCGGATGGGGGCAATGGCAGAGGCCTCGCCAAGGCGCTCTCCGTTCCTCACCTGACAGCCATCG GTGTTGGCTCGACGATTGGTGCTGGCATCTATGTCCTGGTAGGAACTGTGGCTCGTGAGCATGCAGGACCAGCCTTGACAGTTTCGTTTCTGATAGCTGGCATTGCTGCTGCCCTTTCAGCCTTGTGTTATGCTGAGCTTTCTTGCCGGTTCCCTTCAGCAGGAAGTGCTTATCACTATTCTTACATTTGCATTGGAGAGAG TGTTGCTTGGCTGATTGGCTGGGCTTTGATTCTGGAGTACACAATCGGTGGATCAACTGTCGCGCGTGGTATCTCACCAAACTTG GCTCTCTTTTTTGGTGGCCAAGACAACTTGCCCTTCTTTCTAGCACAAGTGCATATTAAAGGGCTTGACACCGCAGTTGATCCTTGTGCTGCGATTCTTGTCCTGATAGTTACCGCATTACTCTGTCTGGGAATCAAGGAG AGCTCACTTGTAGAAGGCATCATCACCATTGCAAATGTTGCAGTCATGCTGTTTATTATTTGTGCTGGTGGATGGTTAGGATTCCAGAATGGGTGGCCTGGTTATAATGTTCCAAAAAG CTACTTTCCGAACGGTGCCAGCGGGGTTTTTTCTGGATCAGCAACTCTCTTCTTTGCATACATCGGCTTTGACGCAGTCGCTAGCACAGCTGAGGAG GTGAAGAATCCTCAACGTGATCTTCCACTGGGGATGGGTTTGACCTTGTCATTGTGCTGCTTCCTCTACATGATGGTTTCTGTTGTTATTGTTGGTCTGGTGCCATATTATGCAATGGATCCTGACACCCCTATTTCATCTGCATTTGCTCAACATGGAATGCAATGGGCAGT GTATATCATTTCCAGTGGGGCAGTTCTTGCTCTCATAGCATCGTTGATAGGCGCTATTCTCCCTCAG CCAAGAATTGTGATGGCTATGGCAAGAGATGGACTGCTTCCACCAATCTTCTCAGCTGTCGATCATCGAACTCAAGTCCCGaccttgagcactatcttgaccgGGATATGCTCTGCTATCCTTGCTTTTTTTATGGATGTGTCACAGTTGGCAGGGATGGTAATATTGTTACTGGCCATGTTAAATGGTTTGCATTGCCGAGTGGAGAGTTACTCCAG TAAGATACGCTCCTCCAGATGA
- the LOC124650207 gene encoding cationic amino acid transporter 2, vacuolar-like isoform X2, which produces MQQGKRLSWSDLQSLARRKPAANSSDRDAAEAAADGGNGRGLAKALSVPHLTAIGVGSTIGAGIYVLVGTVAREHAGPALTVSFLIAGIAAALSALCYAELSCRFPSAGSAYHYSYICIGESVAWLIGWALILEYTIGGSTVARGISPNLALFFGGQDNLPFFLAQVHIKGLDTAVDPCAAILVLIVTALLCLGIKESSLVEGIITIANVAVMLFIICAGGWLGFQNGWPGYNVPKSYFPNGASGVFSGSATLFFAYIGFDAVASTAEEVKNPQRDLPLGMGLTLSLCCFLYMMVSVVIVGLVPYYAMDPDTPISSAFAQHGMQWAVYIISSGAVLALIASLIGAILPQPRIVMAMARDGLLPPIFSAVDHRTQVPTLSTILTGICSAILAFFMDVSQLAGMVSVGTLLAFTMVAISVLIVRYAPPDEMPMEGHDPGSLESLASQAGQSELDEDILGDPFGNVQEGPTASEVVNMVRRQKAKRCIILIYTTHNMCL; this is translated from the exons ATGCAGCAGGGAAAACGGCTCTCCTGGTCGGATTTGCAGAGCCTGGCGCGGCGGAAGCCAGCAGCGAACTCCAGCGACCGTGACGCCGCCGAAGCAGCGGCGGATGGGGGCAATGGCAGAGGCCTCGCCAAGGCGCTCTCCGTTCCTCACCTGACAGCCATCG GTGTTGGCTCGACGATTGGTGCTGGCATCTATGTCCTGGTAGGAACTGTGGCTCGTGAGCATGCAGGACCAGCCTTGACAGTTTCGTTTCTGATAGCTGGCATTGCTGCTGCCCTTTCAGCCTTGTGTTATGCTGAGCTTTCTTGCCGGTTCCCTTCAGCAGGAAGTGCTTATCACTATTCTTACATTTGCATTGGAGAGAG TGTTGCTTGGCTGATTGGCTGGGCTTTGATTCTGGAGTACACAATCGGTGGATCAACTGTCGCGCGTGGTATCTCACCAAACTTG GCTCTCTTTTTTGGTGGCCAAGACAACTTGCCCTTCTTTCTAGCACAAGTGCATATTAAAGGGCTTGACACCGCAGTTGATCCTTGTGCTGCGATTCTTGTCCTGATAGTTACCGCATTACTCTGTCTGGGAATCAAGGAG AGCTCACTTGTAGAAGGCATCATCACCATTGCAAATGTTGCAGTCATGCTGTTTATTATTTGTGCTGGTGGATGGTTAGGATTCCAGAATGGGTGGCCTGGTTATAATGTTCCAAAAAG CTACTTTCCGAACGGTGCCAGCGGGGTTTTTTCTGGATCAGCAACTCTCTTCTTTGCATACATCGGCTTTGACGCAGTCGCTAGCACAGCTGAGGAG GTGAAGAATCCTCAACGTGATCTTCCACTGGGGATGGGTTTGACCTTGTCATTGTGCTGCTTCCTCTACATGATGGTTTCTGTTGTTATTGTTGGTCTGGTGCCATATTATGCAATGGATCCTGACACCCCTATTTCATCTGCATTTGCTCAACATGGAATGCAATGGGCAGT GTATATCATTTCCAGTGGGGCAGTTCTTGCTCTCATAGCATCGTTGATAGGCGCTATTCTCCCTCAG CCAAGAATTGTGATGGCTATGGCAAGAGATGGACTGCTTCCACCAATCTTCTCAGCTGTCGATCATCGAACTCAAGTCCCGaccttgagcactatcttgaccgGGATATGCTCTGCTATCCTTGCTTTTTTTATGGATGTGTCACAGTTGGCAGGGATG GTAAGCGTGGGCACGCTATTGGCATTTACAATGGTTGCCATTTCTGTTTTAATAGTAAGATACGCTCCTCCAGATGAAATGCCAATGGAAGGGCATGATCCAGGCTCACTTGAATCACTAGCTTCACAGGCTGGGCAGTCAGAGCTAGATGAGGATATTTTGGGGGATCCTTTTGGCAATG TTCAAGAAGGACCTACTGCCAGTGAGGTCGTCAATATGGTAAGGCGACAAAAAGCCAAACGATGCATAATACTG ATATATACAACACACAATATGTGCCTTTAG